A part of Streptomyces sp. NBC_01497 genomic DNA contains:
- a CDS encoding acyl-CoA thioesterase, translating to MARFLYRCPLRWADMDAFGHVNNVVFLRYLEEARIDFMFRLAPGDGSASFSGGSVVARHEIDYKLPLVHRYEPVPIELWVTEVKAASLTVAYEVKDVASEDGPERVYVRASTVVVPFDLDAQRPRRITAEEKFFLQKYRDDE from the coding sequence ATGGCCCGCTTCCTGTATCGCTGCCCGCTGCGCTGGGCGGACATGGACGCCTTCGGGCACGTCAACAACGTCGTCTTCCTCCGCTATCTGGAGGAGGCGCGTATCGACTTCATGTTCCGCCTGGCGCCGGGGGACGGCTCGGCGTCGTTCTCCGGCGGGTCCGTGGTGGCGCGCCACGAGATCGACTACAAGCTGCCGCTCGTCCACCGCTACGAACCGGTGCCGATCGAGCTGTGGGTGACGGAGGTCAAGGCGGCGTCGCTGACCGTCGCGTACGAGGTGAAGGACGTGGCGAGCGAGGACGGCCCCGAGCGGGTGTACGTGCGGGCGTCGACGGTCGTCGTCCCGTTCGACCTGGACGCGCAGCGGCCCCGGCGGATCACGGCCGAGGAGAAGTTCTTCCTCCAGAAGTACCGCGACGACGAGTGA
- a CDS encoding GTPase, translating to MVDVADAQGAGGDPGNPSGRSGGRDRTGSGPARAGEPGGSGAGTRFGRPAGAVRSADAARSRDPRSARDPRDAGGARGFRDTGVTREAAGRPGGGPRSAPGSPGWDDGLIARRARKRSDEGGPESLLTGGGGHTPIGSAYAGPLRARLDALGELVGLSRTRVDASVLAEAGRVLDEASTRQRLSSRHTVVGIAGATGSGKSTLFNALAGVPISETGLRRPTTSAPIACVWSDGAAGLLDRLAIPGRLRRKPLAGGDGDEELHGLVLIDLPDHDSAVTAHRDQVDRVLGLVDAVIWVVDPEKYADAALHERYLRPLAGHAEVTFVVLNQVDRLPGEAAEQVLDDLRRLLDEDGMALGEYEEPGATVLGVSALGGQGIGELRELLGRFVQERTAPERRLAADVAAAAGRLRPAYLADGRPGLDECSREQFADRLAWAVGAVAAGEAAEREWRRNAGRACGTPWLRLWRWYERTRTPGAEPPQEPLVVEEEATARQRVEQAVRTVADDASAGLPAPWAHAVREAAVRGADGLPEALDDLAATAPSTLPPRPAWWPAAVLVQAGMTLLQIFGALWLLGQIVGVVPPGLLPPAMVMLAGIVGGPVVEWACAAAARGPARRYGQDVERRLRETAAGCGRVKVLDPLSAELMRYREVREQFAAVSGLGTVPVSSMTVPGATGAGMAGTGARGTGVGGGARTGSRSSG from the coding sequence GTGGTGGATGTGGCCGACGCGCAGGGTGCGGGAGGCGATCCCGGGAATCCCTCCGGCAGGTCCGGTGGCCGTGACAGGACCGGGAGCGGGCCGGCCCGGGCCGGGGAGCCGGGCGGGTCCGGCGCGGGCACACGGTTCGGCCGGCCGGCCGGCGCCGTGCGCTCCGCGGACGCCGCGCGCTCCCGTGACCCCCGTAGCGCCCGTGACCCACGGGATGCCGGGGGTGCCCGGGGCTTCCGGGACACCGGGGTCACCCGGGAGGCCGCGGGACGCCCCGGCGGCGGGCCGAGGTCCGCGCCCGGCTCTCCCGGGTGGGACGACGGGCTCATCGCCCGGCGCGCCCGGAAGCGGTCCGACGAGGGCGGCCCGGAGAGCCTCCTCACCGGTGGCGGCGGTCACACCCCCATCGGCAGCGCGTACGCGGGCCCGCTGCGGGCCCGGCTGGACGCACTCGGCGAACTCGTCGGCCTCTCCCGCACCCGGGTGGACGCCTCCGTGCTCGCCGAGGCGGGACGGGTGCTGGACGAGGCGTCGACACGGCAGCGCCTCTCCTCGCGCCACACCGTGGTCGGCATCGCGGGCGCCACGGGCAGCGGCAAGTCGACTCTGTTCAACGCACTGGCGGGCGTGCCCATTTCGGAGACCGGCCTGCGCAGGCCCACCACGTCCGCGCCCATCGCGTGCGTCTGGTCGGACGGCGCGGCGGGTCTCCTCGACCGGCTCGCCATCCCCGGCCGACTGCGTCGCAAGCCCCTCGCAGGCGGCGACGGCGACGAGGAACTGCACGGGCTCGTCCTGATCGACCTGCCCGACCACGACTCCGCCGTCACCGCGCACCGCGACCAGGTCGACCGGGTGCTCGGCCTGGTGGACGCGGTGATCTGGGTCGTCGACCCGGAGAAGTACGCCGACGCCGCGCTGCACGAGCGCTACCTGCGGCCCCTGGCCGGGCACGCCGAGGTCACCTTCGTCGTCCTCAACCAGGTCGACCGGCTGCCGGGCGAGGCGGCCGAGCAGGTCCTCGACGACCTGCGCCGGCTGCTGGACGAGGACGGGATGGCCCTCGGCGAGTACGAGGAACCCGGTGCGACCGTGCTCGGGGTCTCCGCACTCGGCGGCCAGGGCATCGGCGAACTGCGCGAACTGCTCGGCCGCTTCGTCCAGGAACGCACCGCCCCGGAGCGGCGCCTCGCTGCCGATGTGGCCGCCGCCGCCGGACGGCTGCGCCCCGCGTACCTGGCGGACGGGCGGCCGGGGCTCGACGAGTGTTCGCGCGAGCAGTTCGCCGACCGGCTGGCCTGGGCCGTCGGCGCCGTCGCGGCGGGGGAGGCGGCGGAACGCGAGTGGCGCAGGAACGCCGGCCGCGCCTGCGGAACACCCTGGCTGCGGCTGTGGCGCTGGTACGAGCGGACGCGCACGCCGGGCGCCGAGCCGCCGCAGGAGCCTTTGGTGGTCGAGGAGGAGGCCACCGCGAGGCAGCGGGTCGAACAGGCGGTACGCACTGTCGCGGACGACGCGTCCGCGGGGCTGCCCGCGCCTTGGGCGCACGCCGTGCGCGAGGCGGCCGTACGGGGTGCGGACGGGCTGCCGGAGGCGCTGGACGACCTGGCGGCGACGGCCCCGAGCACGCTCCCGCCGCGCCCCGCGTGGTGGCCGGCCGCCGTGCTCGTGCAGGCGGGGATGACGCTCCTGCAGATCTTCGGCGCGCTGTGGCTGCTCGGGCAGATCGTGGGCGTCGTGCCGCCGGGACTGCTGCCACCGGCGATGGTGATGCTCGCCGGGATCGTCGGCGGGCCCGTCGTCGAGTGGGCCTGTGCGGCGGCGGCGAGGGGCCCGGCACGGCGGTACGGGCAGGACGTCGAGCGCCGGTTGCGCGAGACGGCTGCCGGGTGCGGGCGGGTGAAGGTGCTCGACCCCCTCTCGGCGGAGCTGATGCGCTACCGGGAGGTGCGGGAACAGTTCGCGGCGGTGTCGGGCCTGGGGACCGTGCCGGTGAGCAGCATGACGGTCCCGGGTGCGACAGGGGCCGGGATGGCGGGAACGGGGGCCCGGGGCACGGGTGTCGGGGGCGGAGCGAGGACGGGTTCTCGCTCGTCCGGGTGA
- the ettA gene encoding energy-dependent translational throttle protein EttA produces MAEYIYTMRKTRKAHGDKVILDDVTLSFLPGAKIGVVGPNGAGKSTVLKIMAGLEHPSNGDAFLSPGYTVGMLLQEPPLDESKTVLENVQMGAAEVMGKLHRFNEVAELMATDYSDALLEEMGKLQEDLDHANAWDLDTQLEQAMDALGCPPGDWPVTNLSGGERRRVALCRLLLEAPDLLLLDEPTNHLDAESVQWLEQHLAKYAGTVVAVTHDRYFLDNVAGWILELDRGRAIGYEGNYSTYLETKQTRLKVEGAKDAKRAKRLKEELEWVRSNAKGRQAKSKARLARYEEMAAEADKMRKLDFEEIQIPPGPRLGSVVVEVEHLSKSFGDKFLIDDLSFTLPRNGIVGVIGPNGAGKTTLFKMIQGLETPDSGSIKIGDTVKISYVDQGRENIDPKKTLWAVVSDELDYINVGQVEMPSRAYVSAFGFKGPDQQKPAGVLSGGERNRLNLALTLKQGGNLLLLDEPTNDLDVETLSSLENALLDFPGCAVVVSHDRWFLDRVATHILAYEGESKWFWFEGNYDTYEKNKVERLGADAARPHRASYKKLTRD; encoded by the coding sequence TTGGCTGAGTACATCTACACGATGCGCAAGACGCGCAAGGCGCACGGCGACAAGGTCATCCTCGATGACGTGACGCTGAGCTTCCTGCCGGGCGCGAAGATCGGTGTGGTCGGTCCGAACGGAGCCGGCAAGTCCACCGTCCTCAAGATCATGGCCGGTCTTGAGCATCCCTCCAACGGTGACGCGTTCCTCTCGCCGGGGTACACCGTCGGCATGCTGCTGCAGGAGCCGCCGCTGGACGAGTCGAAGACCGTCCTGGAGAACGTGCAGATGGGCGCGGCCGAGGTGATGGGCAAGCTCCACCGCTTCAACGAGGTGGCCGAGCTGATGGCGACGGACTACTCCGACGCTCTCCTGGAGGAGATGGGCAAGCTCCAGGAGGACCTGGACCACGCGAACGCGTGGGACCTGGACACACAGCTGGAGCAGGCGATGGACGCGCTGGGCTGCCCGCCCGGCGACTGGCCCGTCACCAACCTCTCCGGTGGTGAGCGCCGCCGCGTCGCCCTGTGCAGGCTCCTGCTGGAGGCCCCCGACCTGCTGCTGCTCGACGAGCCCACCAACCACTTGGACGCCGAGTCCGTGCAGTGGCTGGAGCAGCACCTCGCGAAGTACGCGGGCACCGTCGTCGCCGTCACCCACGACCGGTACTTCCTCGACAACGTCGCGGGCTGGATCCTGGAGCTCGACCGCGGCCGCGCCATCGGCTACGAGGGCAACTACTCCACGTACCTGGAGACCAAGCAGACCCGTCTCAAGGTCGAGGGCGCGAAGGACGCGAAACGCGCCAAGCGCCTCAAGGAAGAGCTGGAGTGGGTCCGCTCCAACGCGAAGGGCCGGCAGGCCAAGTCCAAGGCCCGCCTCGCGCGCTACGAGGAGATGGCCGCCGAGGCGGACAAGATGCGCAAGCTGGACTTCGAGGAGATCCAGATCCCGCCGGGTCCGCGCCTGGGCAGTGTCGTCGTCGAGGTGGAGCACCTGTCGAAGTCCTTCGGCGACAAGTTCCTCATCGACGACCTGTCGTTCACGCTCCCGCGCAACGGCATCGTCGGTGTGATCGGCCCCAACGGCGCCGGCAAGACCACGCTGTTCAAGATGATCCAGGGTCTGGAGACGCCGGACTCGGGCTCGATCAAGATCGGTGACACGGTCAAGATCAGCTACGTCGACCAGGGCCGCGAGAACATCGACCCGAAGAAGACGCTCTGGGCGGTCGTCTCCGACGAACTCGACTACATCAACGTCGGCCAGGTCGAGATGCCGTCGCGCGCGTACGTGTCGGCGTTCGGCTTCAAGGGACCGGACCAGCAGAAGCCCGCGGGCGTGCTCTCCGGCGGTGAGCGCAACCGCCTGAACCTCGCGCTCACCCTCAAGCAGGGCGGCAACCTGCTGCTCCTCGACGAACCGACCAACGACCTCGACGTCGAGACGCTCTCCTCACTGGAGAACGCGCTCCTGGACTTCCCCGGCTGCGCCGTCGTGGTCTCCCACGACCGGTGGTTCCTGGACCGGGTCGCGACGCACATCCTCGCGTACGAGGGCGAGTCGAAGTGGTTCTGGTTCGAGGGCAACTACGACACCTACGAGAAGAACAAGGTCGAGCGGCTCGGCGCGGACGCGGCCAGGCCGCACCGCGCTTCCTACAAGAAGCTGACGCGCGACTGA
- a CDS encoding single-stranded DNA-binding protein: protein MTETMVTLVGNVATGVEFKESPTGGVARFRFAVPVRRWDRARADWTDGPTSFYTVWAWRTLAANLAASVSVGEPLVVQGRLRVREEDREGGRRTFVDIEAAAAGHDLTRGTSAFRRVARGVPRVTPNQGEVVAGLLAKASVGQGQGQGQGQGEGQGQDRDPWAAPAPARERTGPWAGTPEPVRPGDGREAGRTAEDTQDERDPAGAGDVTGDGTAAGVAGRADPVQGPVAEPPVRRAVGRKKTAAPTPS from the coding sequence ATGACGGAGACGATGGTGACGCTGGTCGGGAACGTGGCGACCGGGGTGGAGTTCAAGGAATCGCCGACGGGCGGAGTGGCGCGTTTCCGGTTCGCCGTTCCCGTGCGGCGCTGGGACAGGGCCAGGGCGGACTGGACGGACGGGCCGACGAGCTTCTACACGGTCTGGGCGTGGCGTACCCTCGCCGCCAATCTCGCCGCGTCCGTGTCCGTGGGGGAACCCCTGGTGGTGCAGGGCAGGTTGCGGGTCAGGGAAGAGGACCGGGAGGGCGGGCGCAGGACGTTCGTGGACATCGAGGCCGCGGCGGCGGGCCACGACCTGACCCGGGGCACCTCGGCGTTCCGCCGCGTCGCGCGCGGTGTCCCGCGGGTGACGCCGAACCAGGGCGAGGTGGTGGCGGGGCTGCTCGCGAAGGCGAGCGTGGGGCAGGGGCAGGGGCAGGGGCAGGGGCAGGGGGAGGGGCAGGGGCAGGACCGGGATCCGTGGGCCGCCCCGGCCCCGGCGCGGGAACGGACCGGGCCTTGGGCGGGGACCCCGGAGCCCGTCCGGCCCGGCGACGGCCGCGAAGCGGGCCGGACCGCTGAGGACACGCAGGACGAGAGGGACCCGGCCGGAGCCGGGGACGTGACCGGGGACGGGACGGCGGCCGGGGTCGCCGGGAGGGCGGATCCAGTGCAGGGCCCGGTCGCGGAGCCGCCGGTGCGCCGGGCGGTGGGGCGCAAGAAGACGGCAGCACCGACGCCGTCCTGA
- a CDS encoding LAETG motif-containing sortase-dependent surface protein, producing MILAASVRQSGSARARGRARLAGRAPARLVSAAAVSGLLALGVVAGSGAASAADSAPQRPGGATAVLDGLDVHGGAVLHTKDVDGRDADEQLDAGLFEMNVDGGGKLKTYGVDIDNPVQDEARYVETPWAQTSLGANRNAGKILWIVRHSYPQVDDLSALARTAHTGALTAQSAAAGTQVAIWRLSDGADVDAADPQAERLADWLGRHARTAAEPQASLSLTPSAVSGPAGARIGPVTVTTDAQSVTVVPPADAAETGVRVTDADGKAVTTAKNGSRLYFDAPGSTGPGGPASGTAQMTVQATASVPVGRAFAGVNKSQTQILAGSSDSTVSAVASGTWAPSGAVATLTAAKDCGKGGVDVTATNRGQGDFRFDLGGETQTVAAGKAKTITVPVAEDQLYDFVVTGDHGFEQRFSGTLDCRTTSSTPQSDQDVTGLSAASVGGPAGGDTTDLASSGLAETGSSSATPVVAGIAIALVVIGGGVIFMVRTRRGAPGTGA from the coding sequence GTGATATTGGCCGCATCCGTTCGGCAGTCCGGCTCCGCACGGGCGCGAGGGCGGGCCCGTCTCGCCGGCCGCGCTCCGGCGCGACTGGTCTCGGCGGCGGCCGTCTCGGGCCTGCTCGCCCTGGGGGTCGTGGCCGGTTCGGGCGCCGCTTCCGCCGCCGACTCCGCACCGCAGCGACCGGGTGGCGCGACGGCCGTCCTCGACGGACTCGATGTGCACGGCGGCGCCGTGCTGCACACGAAGGACGTGGACGGCCGGGACGCGGACGAGCAACTCGACGCGGGCCTCTTCGAGATGAACGTGGACGGCGGCGGCAAGCTCAAGACGTACGGCGTCGACATCGACAACCCGGTCCAGGATGAGGCCAGGTACGTGGAGACGCCCTGGGCCCAGACCTCGCTCGGCGCCAACCGGAACGCGGGGAAGATCCTCTGGATCGTGCGGCACTCCTATCCGCAGGTCGACGATCTGTCCGCGCTCGCCAGGACCGCTCACACCGGCGCGCTGACCGCGCAGAGCGCGGCGGCGGGCACGCAGGTGGCGATCTGGCGGCTCTCGGACGGGGCCGATGTGGACGCGGCCGACCCGCAGGCGGAGCGGCTGGCCGACTGGCTCGGTCGGCACGCGCGTACGGCGGCCGAGCCGCAGGCCTCGCTCAGCCTCACGCCGAGCGCCGTTTCCGGACCGGCGGGGGCCCGGATCGGACCGGTCACGGTCACCACGGACGCGCAGAGCGTGACCGTCGTGCCGCCTGCCGACGCCGCCGAGACCGGGGTCCGGGTCACCGACGCGGACGGTAAGGCGGTCACCACGGCGAAGAACGGCAGCAGGCTGTACTTCGACGCGCCGGGGAGCACCGGGCCTGGCGGCCCGGCGTCGGGCACGGCACAGATGACCGTGCAGGCCACGGCCTCGGTGCCGGTCGGGCGGGCGTTCGCGGGCGTCAACAAGAGTCAGACGCAGATCCTCGCCGGCTCCAGCGACTCGACGGTCTCCGCGGTGGCGAGCGGCACCTGGGCGCCGTCCGGCGCGGTGGCCACGCTGACGGCCGCCAAGGACTGCGGCAAGGGCGGCGTGGATGTCACCGCGACCAACCGGGGTCAGGGCGATTTCCGGTTCGACCTCGGTGGTGAGACGCAGACCGTCGCGGCAGGCAAGGCGAAGACGATCACGGTGCCCGTCGCCGAGGATCAGCTCTACGACTTCGTGGTCACCGGCGATCACGGCTTCGAGCAGCGGTTCTCCGGCACGCTCGACTGCCGGACCACCAGTTCGACGCCGCAGTCCGACCAGGACGTCACCGGCCTGAGCGCGGCCTCCGTCGGCGGCCCGGCGGGCGGCGACACCACGGACCTCGCGAGCAGCGGCCTCGCGGAGACCGGCTCGTCCAGCGCGACCCCCGTGGTCGCGGGGATCGCCATCGCACTCGTGGTGATCGGTGGCGGCGTGATCTTCATGGTCCGCACCAGGAGGGGCGCTCCCGGTACGGGCGCGTGA
- a CDS encoding transporter substrate-binding domain-containing protein, with protein MGSVLGRLRGWGGVSAMGAACAACAVTATLVLVPLAHHGTGAADVRAGAPAADRATDAAARRTSGVAAAPGQEQRCSSTGQPAEASVPASDAGGPDIDKMLARKGDKRRLVVGVDQNSYQWGYLNPATDQFEGFDIDLAHAIAKNIFGDANAVTFKPVSTAERTEALANGSVDIVVRTMTIACNRLADADFSTAYFKAGQQVLAPKGDATTITGYDATLRHKRVCTATGSTAVQELEKSNPYQVYFWDKANNKGYNPEHKDVDDLSVANQLDCLVRLQLGLVDAVITDNALAAAQAAQDPAVELKGDAPFTTEYYGVAAKPHADDLVARINAVLEQYRSGGAGSPWQKSYDKWLKAELGPTAGPPAPLYLTGH; from the coding sequence ATGGGTTCCGTGTTGGGCAGGCTGCGCGGCTGGGGCGGCGTGAGCGCCATGGGCGCTGCCTGCGCCGCCTGCGCTGTGACCGCGACGCTCGTCCTCGTACCGCTCGCGCACCACGGCACGGGAGCCGCAGACGTCCGGGCGGGCGCGCCGGCCGCGGACCGTGCGACGGACGCCGCCGCCCGGCGGACCTCGGGCGTGGCGGCGGCCCCCGGCCAGGAGCAGAGGTGCTCCAGCACCGGGCAGCCGGCCGAGGCCAGCGTCCCGGCCTCGGACGCGGGCGGTCCGGACATCGACAAGATGCTCGCGCGAAAGGGCGACAAGCGGCGCCTGGTGGTCGGCGTCGACCAGAACAGCTACCAATGGGGTTATCTGAACCCGGCGACCGACCAGTTCGAGGGGTTCGACATCGACCTCGCGCACGCCATAGCGAAGAACATCTTCGGTGACGCGAACGCCGTCACCTTCAAGCCGGTGTCCACGGCGGAACGCACCGAGGCCCTGGCGAACGGCTCGGTCGACATCGTCGTGCGCACGATGACAATCGCCTGCAACCGCCTCGCGGACGCGGACTTCTCCACCGCCTACTTCAAGGCGGGCCAGCAGGTGCTCGCCCCCAAGGGCGACGCCACCACCATCACGGGCTACGACGCGACGCTGCGGCACAAGCGGGTGTGCACCGCGACGGGTTCGACGGCGGTGCAGGAGCTGGAGAAGAGCAACCCCTACCAGGTCTACTTCTGGGACAAGGCCAACAACAAGGGTTACAACCCCGAACACAAAGACGTCGACGACCTCAGCGTGGCCAACCAGCTCGACTGCCTGGTCAGGCTCCAGCTGGGCCTGGTCGACGCGGTCATCACGGACAACGCGCTGGCGGCGGCGCAGGCGGCGCAGGACCCGGCCGTGGAGCTGAAGGGGGACGCGCCCTTCACCACCGAGTACTACGGCGTCGCCGCGAAGCCGCACGCGGACGACCTGGTCGCGCGCATCAACGCGGTGCTGGAGCAGTACCGTTCAGGTGGGGCCGGCAGCCCCTGGCAGAAGTCGTACGACAAGTGGCTCAAGGCGGAGCTCGGCCCCACGGCGGGGCCGCCCGCACCCCTCTACCTGACCGGACACTGA
- a CDS encoding tetratricopeptide repeat protein, protein MYEDVGGGELYCDVCGLAPVVSPTGSLSSPPTGLAAAAKERAGTGAGFGAGTGRGNGTATGPGVGTGAGGGTGRGTGPGGGAGAAGSTLAGSESSSRSSRSSTSRRSVSGRLSRALSGETSGRSVSVISSGNSGSPSGRSRLGAGLVSIPDVPKPDPRAAVMDNAEVPERKRFCSRSDCGAPVGRSRGDRPGRTEGFCTKCGHPYSFVPKLREGDIVHGQYEIAGCLAHGGLGWIYLAVDRAVDGRWVVLKGLLDTGDADAMAAAMSERRFLAEIEHSNIVRIYNFVEHLDPRTGSLDGYIVMEYVGGKSLKEIANDRRSPATGRRDPLPVEQACAYGIEALGALGHLHSRNLLYCDFKVDNAIQAEDQLKLIDMGAVRRMDDEDSAIYGTVGYQAPEVAEVGPSVASDLYTVARTLAVLTFDFQGYTNVFVDSLPDPEHIEVFGQYESFYRLLVRATDPDPGRRFSSAEEMAEQLTGVLREVVALQSGRPRPALSTLFGPEVRVTDAQLFAEQTDDVSVLGARQVLSRRSRRSAARALPAGHVPPAAPGTAPAATALPPAGSRPGVPGQRGLLPAEAAGGAPGGGPAQAPAAPQGDTGRTGARSAAAEALRLVPLDVRATVLALPVPRVDPNDPHAGYLAGLLSSSAHGELIAALEVAKSHASGDSAEVRLREVRAHLEHGDTAAAAGALGALQARHPDEWRVVWCRALMALVTGDHATAAVSFDAIYDAFPGEPAPKLALGVCAEVLGQLDNAAEYYRLVWATDPSYVSAAFGLARVRLAAGDRQGAVATLESVPEASIHYTAARVAAVRARLRRRVSVEPLLPDLTAAADQVEALRQLGLDAVRREQLSTEVLGTALDWVISGGRGGRADATTTLLGSRLDERGLRFGLERSYRALARLAQRGEERIELVERANRFRPRTWV, encoded by the coding sequence ATGTACGAGGACGTGGGCGGGGGCGAGCTGTACTGCGACGTCTGCGGCCTCGCGCCCGTCGTGTCGCCGACGGGCTCGCTGTCCTCACCGCCGACCGGGCTCGCGGCCGCCGCGAAGGAGCGGGCCGGGACGGGCGCGGGATTCGGCGCGGGGACGGGCAGGGGGAACGGGACAGCCACGGGACCCGGCGTCGGCACCGGCGCGGGCGGCGGGACCGGTAGGGGCACGGGGCCGGGTGGCGGCGCCGGCGCGGCGGGCTCCACACTCGCCGGCTCGGAGAGCTCGTCCCGTTCCTCGCGTTCCTCGACGTCCCGGCGCTCGGTCTCCGGGCGGCTCTCCAGGGCGCTGTCCGGTGAGACGTCCGGCCGGTCGGTCTCCGTGATCAGCTCCGGCAACTCTGGCTCGCCGTCCGGCCGCAGCAGGCTCGGCGCGGGTCTCGTCTCGATCCCCGACGTGCCGAAGCCCGACCCGCGCGCCGCGGTGATGGACAACGCCGAGGTGCCGGAGCGCAAGCGGTTCTGCTCGCGCTCCGACTGCGGCGCGCCGGTGGGCCGTTCGCGCGGCGACCGGCCCGGCCGCACGGAGGGCTTCTGCACCAAGTGCGGCCACCCGTACTCCTTCGTGCCGAAGCTGCGCGAGGGCGACATCGTGCACGGCCAGTACGAGATCGCCGGCTGCCTCGCGCACGGCGGCCTCGGCTGGATCTACCTGGCCGTCGACCGGGCGGTGGACGGCCGCTGGGTGGTCCTCAAGGGCCTGCTCGACACGGGCGACGCCGACGCGATGGCGGCGGCCATGTCCGAACGCCGCTTCCTCGCCGAGATCGAGCATTCGAACATCGTCCGCATCTACAACTTCGTCGAGCACCTGGACCCGCGCACCGGCTCCCTGGACGGCTACATCGTCATGGAGTACGTCGGCGGCAAGTCGCTGAAGGAGATCGCCAACGACCGGCGTTCGCCCGCGACCGGCCGGCGCGACCCGCTGCCGGTCGAGCAGGCGTGCGCGTACGGCATCGAGGCGCTGGGCGCGCTCGGCCACCTGCACAGCCGGAATCTGCTGTACTGCGACTTCAAGGTCGACAACGCCATCCAGGCCGAGGACCAGCTCAAGCTCATAGACATGGGCGCCGTCCGGCGGATGGACGACGAGGACTCCGCGATCTACGGCACGGTCGGCTACCAGGCTCCGGAGGTCGCCGAGGTCGGCCCGTCGGTCGCCTCCGACCTGTACACGGTCGCGCGCACGCTCGCGGTGCTCACGTTCGACTTCCAGGGCTACACCAATGTGTTCGTGGACTCGCTGCCCGACCCGGAGCACATCGAGGTGTTCGGTCAGTACGAGTCCTTCTACCGCCTCCTGGTGCGCGCGACGGACCCGGACCCGGGGCGCAGGTTCTCCTCGGCCGAGGAGATGGCGGAGCAGCTGACGGGGGTCCTGCGCGAGGTCGTGGCGCTCCAGTCGGGCCGGCCCCGGCCCGCGCTGTCCACGCTGTTCGGCCCCGAGGTGCGGGTGACCGACGCCCAGTTGTTCGCCGAGCAGACGGACGACGTCTCGGTGCTGGGTGCGCGCCAGGTGCTCTCGCGCCGGTCCCGGCGCTCCGCCGCCCGGGCGCTGCCCGCGGGGCACGTGCCCCCGGCCGCCCCGGGCACCGCTCCGGCGGCGACCGCGCTGCCGCCCGCCGGATCGCGCCCCGGCGTGCCCGGGCAGCGCGGGCTGCTCCCCGCGGAGGCCGCCGGCGGCGCCCCGGGAGGAGGGCCCGCGCAGGCGCCCGCCGCGCCCCAGGGGGATACGGGCCGCACAGGGGCCCGGTCCGCCGCGGCGGAGGCGCTGCGGCTGGTCCCCCTGGACGTACGCGCGACGGTCCTCGCGCTGCCCGTACCGCGGGTGGACCCGAACGACCCCCACGCGGGATACCTCGCGGGCCTGCTCTCCTCGTCTGCGCACGGCGAGCTGATAGCGGCGCTGGAGGTGGCGAAGAGCCACGCGTCCGGTGACTCGGCGGAGGTGCGGCTGCGTGAGGTGCGTGCGCACCTGGAGCACGGCGACACCGCCGCCGCCGCCGGTGCGCTCGGGGCCCTGCAGGCACGTCACCCCGACGAGTGGCGGGTTGTCTGGTGCCGGGCTCTGATGGCGCTGGTGACGGGTGACCACGCCACCGCCGCGGTGTCCTTCGACGCGATCTACGATGCCTTCCCCGGCGAGCCCGCGCCGAAGCTGGCGCTCGGCGTGTGCGCCGAGGTACTGGGCCAGCTGGACAACGCGGCGGAGTACTACCGCCTCGTTTGGGCGACTGACCCCAGCTACGTGAGTGCCGCCTTCGGGCTCGCCCGGGTCCGGCTCGCAGCGGGTGACCGGCAGGGCGCGGTCGCGACCCTGGAGTCGGTGCCGGAGGCGTCCATCCACTACACGGCCGCGCGGGTGGCCGCCGTACGGGCGCGGCTGCGCCGGCGGGTCTCGGTGGAGCCGCTGCTGCCGGATCTGACGGCGGCGGCGGACCAGGTGGAGGCGCTGCGGCAGCTGGGCCTGGACGCGGTGCGCCGGGAGCAGTTGTCGACTGAAGTACTCGGGACGGCCCTGGACTGGGTAATCTCCGGGGGCCGGGGCGGTCGGGCCGATGCGACCACGACCCTCCTCGGCAGCCGTCTCGACGAGCGGGGCCTGCGCTTCGGACTGGAGCGCTCGTACCGGGCACTCGCCCGGCTCGCCCAGCGCGGCGAGGAGAGGATCGAACTGGTGGAGCGGGCCAACCGTTTCCGCCCCCGGACGTGGGTGTGA